One window of Syngnathus acus chromosome 16, fSynAcu1.2, whole genome shotgun sequence genomic DNA carries:
- the si:ch73-22o12.1 gene encoding nectin-2 isoform X2, whose amino-acid sequence MAGEDPLASRQDCIKALLLLLASTLLLHGASGQRVKVEPEVLSYPGQTVNLRCAFTDTTDIQLTLVTWMYKPKEGGRENIAVLHPKHGPTYPESPLKERISFTQVPPNMDSPSIQISDVRMTDEGEYICVVASYPGGNKQGITQLVMLTKPQNSASALTVEAGRNPTVVARCQSHNGRPEAQIRWVTTADGNASTSSQPGQDNTVSVSSEYRLAPTAADNGKDISCVVSHRTQTSPESFQMKLNVLYAPQVKIVGYDNNWYVGRTNVLLTCQATGNPVPTTVLWKSMTGAMPDTVQIKDNQLKVLKVDEAVNTTFVCEVKNRIGTGREKVTALVRGTRLPEKGPTTGSIIGAIIGVILIVAIIGTAVAMYRKHRAGKLNADGPPKHKPPPPKKKSNNTAIRPVTANNTADAEEHLLYNQQYRTQDAEPVTDLDASNNEDDNNGGEGTRVHYHAAAPSGWDDPADAEAPPFYQRSGNEPHEYRQGPDVGRGDSFVSSAMFV is encoded by the exons ggGCGTCCGGCCAGCGAGTGAAAGTGGAGCCGGAGGTGCTCTCCTACCCCGGCCAGACAGTCAACCTGCGCTGCGCCTTCACCGACACCACCGATATTCAGCTCACCTTG GTCACATGGATGTACAAGCCCAAGGAGGGAGGGCGGGAGAACATCGCCGTGTTGCACCCCAAACATGGGCCCACCTACCCCGAGTCTCCGCTGAAGGAGCGGAtcagcttcacgcaggtccCCCCCAACATGGACAGCCCCTCCATCCAAATTAGTGACGTTCGCATGACTGACGAGGGCGAGTACATCTGCGTGGTTGCCTCCTACCCCGGCGGCAACAAGCAGGGAATCACCCAACTGGTCATGCTCA CGAAGCCCCAGAACTCTGCTTCGGCGCTAACGGTGGAAGCAGGCCGCAACCCCACGGTGGTGGCACGCTGCCAATCACACAATGGGCGCCCGGAGGCGCAGATCCGCTGGGTGACGACCGCCGACGGCAACGCCAGCACCTCGTCCCAGCCGGGTCAAGACAACACAGTGTCGGTGAGCAGCGAGTACCGCCTGGCCCCCACCGCCGCCGACAACGGCAAAGACATCAGCTGCGTGGTTTCGCACCGCACGCAGACCTCGCCCGAGAGCTTCCAGATGAAACTCAACGTTTTAT ACGCCCCGCAGGTGAAAATCGTGGGTTACGACAATAATTGGTACGTGGGCCGGACCAATGTGCTGCTCACCTGTCAGGCCACCGGCAACCCGGTCCCGACGACGGTCCTGTGGAAGTC AATGACGGGAGCCATGCCCGACACGGTGCAAATCAAAGACAACCAGCTGAAGGTGCTGAAGGTGGACGAGGCTGTCAACACCACTTTTGTCTGCGAGGTCAAGAACCGCATCGGGACCGGCAGGGAGAAGGTCACCGCCTTGGTCAGAG GCACCCGGCTCCCCGAGAAAGGACCCACCACTGGCAGCATAATTGGCGCCATCATCGGCGTCATCCTCATTGTGGCCATCATCGGCACGGCCGTCGCCATGTATCGCAAGCATCGTGCCGGCAAGCTCAATGCAGA TGGCCCCCCGAAGCACAAGCCCCCGCCGccgaagaagaagagcaaCAACACCGCCATTAGGCCG GTGACCGCCAATAACACTGCAGATGCTGAAGAGCACCTCCTGTATAACCAGCAATACAGAACCCAGGATGCAGAGCCAGTCACA GACCTGGATGCTTCCAACAATGAGGATGACAACAACGGCGGTGAGGGGACGCGGGTGCATTACCACGCCGCCGCACCCTCCGGGTGGGACGATCCCGCCGACGCCGAAGCGCCGCCGTTCTACCAGCGCAGCGGGAATGAGCCGCACGAGTACCGTCAGGGTCCCGACGTCGGCCGCGGGGACAGCTTTGTGTCTTCTGCCATGTTTGTATAA
- the si:ch73-22o12.1 gene encoding nectin-2 isoform X1 codes for MAGEDPLASRQDCIKALLLLLASTLLLHGASGQRVKVEPEVLSYPGQTVNLRCAFTDTTDIQLTLVTWMYKPKEGGRENIAVLHPKHGPTYPESPLKERISFTQVPPNMDSPSIQISDVRMTDEGEYICVVASYPGGNKQGITQLVMLTKPQNSASALTVEAGRNPTVVARCQSHNGRPEAQIRWVTTADGNASTSSQPGQDNTVSVSSEYRLAPTAADNGKDISCVVSHRTQTSPESFQMKLNVLYAPQVKIVGYDNNWYVGRTNVLLTCQATGNPVPTTVLWKSMTGAMPDTVQIKDNQLKVLKVDEAVNTTFVCEVKNRIGTGREKVTALVREPSVNPSNAGVVAAVVIGSLLALLLVAALVAVLMTRNRRRQQGYRADGSADLKARIFGGGKNGTGAAGNNNAPIYVYDDGSAHQGEKNNHNGNGRLEVVAATPTAQDILLSGELDDAERRKFDELEEEERYDRFAGGGAAPILQLRPAGEQHEMIGDYLDDDMESQRDGSVISRTAVYV; via the exons ggGCGTCCGGCCAGCGAGTGAAAGTGGAGCCGGAGGTGCTCTCCTACCCCGGCCAGACAGTCAACCTGCGCTGCGCCTTCACCGACACCACCGATATTCAGCTCACCTTG GTCACATGGATGTACAAGCCCAAGGAGGGAGGGCGGGAGAACATCGCCGTGTTGCACCCCAAACATGGGCCCACCTACCCCGAGTCTCCGCTGAAGGAGCGGAtcagcttcacgcaggtccCCCCCAACATGGACAGCCCCTCCATCCAAATTAGTGACGTTCGCATGACTGACGAGGGCGAGTACATCTGCGTGGTTGCCTCCTACCCCGGCGGCAACAAGCAGGGAATCACCCAACTGGTCATGCTCA CGAAGCCCCAGAACTCTGCTTCGGCGCTAACGGTGGAAGCAGGCCGCAACCCCACGGTGGTGGCACGCTGCCAATCACACAATGGGCGCCCGGAGGCGCAGATCCGCTGGGTGACGACCGCCGACGGCAACGCCAGCACCTCGTCCCAGCCGGGTCAAGACAACACAGTGTCGGTGAGCAGCGAGTACCGCCTGGCCCCCACCGCCGCCGACAACGGCAAAGACATCAGCTGCGTGGTTTCGCACCGCACGCAGACCTCGCCCGAGAGCTTCCAGATGAAACTCAACGTTTTAT ACGCCCCGCAGGTGAAAATCGTGGGTTACGACAATAATTGGTACGTGGGCCGGACCAATGTGCTGCTCACCTGTCAGGCCACCGGCAACCCGGTCCCGACGACGGTCCTGTGGAAGTC AATGACGGGAGCCATGCCCGACACGGTGCAAATCAAAGACAACCAGCTGAAGGTGCTGAAGGTGGACGAGGCTGTCAACACCACTTTTGTCTGCGAGGTCAAGAACCGCATCGGGACCGGCAGGGAGAAGGTCACCGCCTTGGTCAGAG AGCCTTCAGTCAACCCGTCCAACGCCGGCGTAGTGGCCGCGGTCGTGATCGGCTCCCTGCTGGCTCTGCTCTTGGTGGCCGCCCTGGTGGCCGTACTGATGACCCGCAACCGGCGCCGACAGCAGGGCTACCGGGCCGACGGCAGCGCCGACCTGAAGGCACGCATATTCGGCGGCGGCAAGAACGGCACCGGCGCCGCCGGCAACAACAACGCCCCCATCTACGTGTATGATGACGGCTCGGCCCACCAGGGtgagaaaaacaaccacaacGGCAACGGGCGGCTTGAGGTGGTCGCCGCCACGCCCACCGCCCAGGACATCCTACTCAGCGGCGAGCTGGACGACGCAGAGAGGAGGAAGTTTGACGagctggaggaagaggaacgCTATGACCGCTTcgccggcggcggcgcagCCCCCATCCTGCAGCTACGCCCGGCTGGCGAGCAGCACGAAATGATCGGAGACTACCTGGACGACGACATGGAGTCCCAGCGTGACGGCTCCGTCATCTCTCGGACTGCCGTTTACGTTTAA
- the si:ch73-22o12.1 gene encoding nectin-2 isoform X3: MYKPKEGGRENIAVLHPKHGPTYPESPLKERISFTQVPPNMDSPSIQISDVRMTDEGEYICVVASYPGGNKQGITQLVMLTKPQNSASALTVEAGRNPTVVARCQSHNGRPEAQIRWVTTADGNASTSSQPGQDNTVSVSSEYRLAPTAADNGKDISCVVSHRTQTSPESFQMKLNVLYAPQVKIVGYDNNWYVGRTNVLLTCQATGNPVPTTVLWKSMTGAMPDTVQIKDNQLKVLKVDEAVNTTFVCEVKNRIGTGREKVTALVREPSVNPSNAGVVAAVVIGSLLALLLVAALVAVLMTRNRRRQQGYRADGSADLKARIFGGGKNGTGAAGNNNAPIYVYDDGSAHQGEKNNHNGNGRLEVVAATPTAQDILLSGELDDAERRKFDELEEEERYDRFAGGGAAPILQLRPAGEQHEMIGDYLDDDMESQRDGSVISRTAVYV; this comes from the exons ATGTACAAGCCCAAGGAGGGAGGGCGGGAGAACATCGCCGTGTTGCACCCCAAACATGGGCCCACCTACCCCGAGTCTCCGCTGAAGGAGCGGAtcagcttcacgcaggtccCCCCCAACATGGACAGCCCCTCCATCCAAATTAGTGACGTTCGCATGACTGACGAGGGCGAGTACATCTGCGTGGTTGCCTCCTACCCCGGCGGCAACAAGCAGGGAATCACCCAACTGGTCATGCTCA CGAAGCCCCAGAACTCTGCTTCGGCGCTAACGGTGGAAGCAGGCCGCAACCCCACGGTGGTGGCACGCTGCCAATCACACAATGGGCGCCCGGAGGCGCAGATCCGCTGGGTGACGACCGCCGACGGCAACGCCAGCACCTCGTCCCAGCCGGGTCAAGACAACACAGTGTCGGTGAGCAGCGAGTACCGCCTGGCCCCCACCGCCGCCGACAACGGCAAAGACATCAGCTGCGTGGTTTCGCACCGCACGCAGACCTCGCCCGAGAGCTTCCAGATGAAACTCAACGTTTTAT ACGCCCCGCAGGTGAAAATCGTGGGTTACGACAATAATTGGTACGTGGGCCGGACCAATGTGCTGCTCACCTGTCAGGCCACCGGCAACCCGGTCCCGACGACGGTCCTGTGGAAGTC AATGACGGGAGCCATGCCCGACACGGTGCAAATCAAAGACAACCAGCTGAAGGTGCTGAAGGTGGACGAGGCTGTCAACACCACTTTTGTCTGCGAGGTCAAGAACCGCATCGGGACCGGCAGGGAGAAGGTCACCGCCTTGGTCAGAG AGCCTTCAGTCAACCCGTCCAACGCCGGCGTAGTGGCCGCGGTCGTGATCGGCTCCCTGCTGGCTCTGCTCTTGGTGGCCGCCCTGGTGGCCGTACTGATGACCCGCAACCGGCGCCGACAGCAGGGCTACCGGGCCGACGGCAGCGCCGACCTGAAGGCACGCATATTCGGCGGCGGCAAGAACGGCACCGGCGCCGCCGGCAACAACAACGCCCCCATCTACGTGTATGATGACGGCTCGGCCCACCAGGGtgagaaaaacaaccacaacGGCAACGGGCGGCTTGAGGTGGTCGCCGCCACGCCCACCGCCCAGGACATCCTACTCAGCGGCGAGCTGGACGACGCAGAGAGGAGGAAGTTTGACGagctggaggaagaggaacgCTATGACCGCTTcgccggcggcggcgcagCCCCCATCCTGCAGCTACGCCCGGCTGGCGAGCAGCACGAAATGATCGGAGACTACCTGGACGACGACATGGAGTCCCAGCGTGACGGCTCCGTCATCTCTCGGACTGCCGTTTACGTTTAA